A region from the Aegilops tauschii subsp. strangulata cultivar AL8/78 chromosome 5, Aet v6.0, whole genome shotgun sequence genome encodes:
- the LOC109749260 gene encoding uncharacterized protein: MASSAFKSSTRRNLHGSADRPVQPPPHCPRRSRSVTPAPRRDRLLGDYAGTTRTNPLFDRGGRPSSPPPPPEDSGDRGRKESRGRGSGRARSVSVAPPQRRRAATSAPSSAGTDGGGGGRASRARSVVGEARPCRGSVTDVETVDLSSKMQSWRSRNSVPSSSYVSVNAISQRSHSTVPVEQVLEIPPEFDPDSAEFVSDISDYATEFKRRDVLEIPLEFDPDATQLVSVERHNATKLQWEGIEIPLEFDPDSVELAPDITEYTSKLKQSHERARKLRADLAVEEQREQELSRMLKGIVTVPSLSETHKRRPRRKSSIERLRVSRHLAEEAISYFEECVSISTLDSTDFSSLEEPHQNSGGTVPRKSNSRFLLKGGSSSLESHFPTDRQNYNEEPDNQTQCSMSITGSDVSDSVIFSHAKSPGLGTRNNSSDDFDTPRSKSSCFSFTHEPVKAVDNCDIRQYLRSFSRVISKETSNYCADDYAVQKVSENRLTDMVAFKNRIEYGGLVLCNIRTF, from the exons ATGGCGTCGTCGGCGTTCAAATCCTCCACCCGCCGCAACCTCCACGGCTCAGCCGACCGCCCCGTTCAGCCACCGCCCCACTGCCCCCGCCGCTCCCGCAGCGTCACCCCTGCGCCCCGCCGCGACCGCCTCCTCGGGGATTACGCCGGCACCACCCGCACCAACCCGCTCTTCGACCGCGGGGGGAGGCCCTCCTCTCCACCTCCGCCGCCGGAGGACTCGGGGGACAGAGGGAGGAAGGAGAGCAGGGGTCGCGGCTCAGGGAGGGCGCGGTCGGTGTCCGTCGCGCCGCCGCAGCGTCGGCGCGCTGCCACCTCGGCGCCGTCGTCGGCAGGCACTGATGGCGGTGGTGGAGGCAGGGCTTCGCGGGCGCGGTCGGTGGTCGGTGAGGCACGGCCGTGCCGTGGCTCCGTG ACAGATGTAGAAACCGTGGATTTATCAAGCAAAATGCAGTCTTGGAGGAGTCGTAATTCAGTTCCAAGTTCGTCATACGTATCTGTCAAT GCCATCTCACAAAGGAGCCATTCAACTGTCCCAGTGGAACAAGTTCTGGAAATTCCTCCTGAGTTCGATCCGGATTCTGCTGAGTTTGTCTCGGATATAAGTGATTATGCAACAGAATTCAAACGGAGAGATGTTTTGGAAATTCCTCTTGAGTTTGATCCAGATGCTACTCAGCTGGTTTCAGTCGAAAGGCACAATGCGACCAAGCTGCAATGGGAGGGAATAGAAATCCCTCTTGAGTTTGATCCAGATTCTGTTGAGCTGGCTCCTGACATCACTGAGTACACATCAAAACTGAAACAG TCACATGAGCGTGCTCGAAAGCTGCGGGCAGATTTGGCTGTTGAAGAGCAGCGCGAACAAGAACTGAGTAGAATGCTAAAGGGCATAGTAACTGTTCCAAGTTTGTCCGAAACGCATAAAAGGCGACCAAGGAGAAAG AGTAGTATAGAGCGATTGAGAGTGTCAAGGCATTTGGCTGAAGAGGCAATCAGTTACTTCGAGGAGTGTGTTTCAATTTCAACATTAGATAGCACTGATTTCTCCTCACTCGAGGAACCTCATCAGAATTCAGGTGGAACTGTCCCACGAAAGAGCAACAGTAGATTTCTCCTCAAAGGGGGATCAAGCTCTTTAGAATCCCACTTTCCAACTGATCGACAGAATTATAATGAG GAACCTGACAACCAAACCCAGTGCTCAATGAGCATCACTGGATCTGATGTGTCTGACAGTGTTATCTTTAGTCATGCCAAGTCCCCTGGTTTGGGAACTAGAAACAATTCTAGTGATGATTTTGACACACCACGAAGCAAAAGTTCTtgtttctctttcacacatgagCCAGTGAAAGCTGTCGACAATTGTGATATTCGTCAATATCTAAGGAGTTTCAGCAGAGTAATCAGCAAAGAGACGTCAAATTATTGTGCCGATGACTATGCTGTCCAGAAAGTGAGCGAGAACAGACTAACAGACATGGTGGCCTTTAAGAACCGGATAGAATATGGGGGCCTTGTTCTTTGTAATATCAGAACATTCTGA